One Granulicella sp. 5B5 DNA window includes the following coding sequences:
- a CDS encoding chloride channel protein, translating into MLDASQKLFLQWMAGYTPPGLRGEGGSPNQVIGPHGLWLVPVVTTLGGLLSGWLVYTFAPEAEGHGTDTVVKALHWTGGTIRARVAPLKMVASAITIGSGGSAGREGPTALIAAGFGSMYATWLNRPTRERRLLVLMGMAAGLSAIFRSPIGTALFAVEVLYSGIEFESEGLLYCMLAAIVAYAVNGAFVGFKPLFTVPGQFPPTQLTHYLWYIALGAASGLVATVLPEVFYRMRDGFHALPIPPWIKPAIGGLLVGLIALKLPQVLAGGYGWMQQAMDGQMALRLLLILLGAKMIAFSLTVSSGGSGGVFAPSLFVGAMLGGVFSGLSHHAPAGLVIVGMAAVFGGAARVPIATLLMVVEMTGGYALLVPAGLAVMLSFVIQKNLSRFVKYGSMYEAQVAGRADSPAHQAEQVEVAMRLLEHGGIAWPSEVTHVHLAALLQSGLELDLPDGSRLTAGVLRPKSKWAGKQIRVRPVDGAVSHSRIVSVLRGKNVLLAKPDLVLLPGDRLIVVVQPEGIDSLATELAPIGEGDGDGSHLSHEEMAAG; encoded by the coding sequence ATGCTGGACGCTTCGCAGAAGCTGTTTCTGCAGTGGATGGCGGGGTATACGCCGCCGGGGCTGCGTGGTGAGGGCGGCTCACCGAACCAGGTGATTGGGCCGCATGGGCTGTGGCTGGTGCCGGTGGTGACGACGCTGGGCGGGCTGCTTTCGGGATGGCTCGTTTATACGTTCGCGCCGGAGGCCGAGGGGCACGGCACCGATACGGTAGTGAAGGCGCTGCATTGGACGGGTGGGACGATCCGGGCGCGGGTGGCTCCGCTGAAGATGGTGGCTTCGGCGATCACGATTGGGTCGGGCGGGTCGGCCGGCCGCGAAGGGCCGACGGCGCTGATCGCGGCAGGTTTCGGGTCGATGTATGCGACGTGGTTGAATCGGCCTACGCGAGAGCGACGGCTGCTGGTGCTGATGGGTATGGCCGCGGGACTGTCGGCGATCTTCCGGTCGCCGATTGGGACGGCGTTGTTTGCGGTGGAGGTGCTGTACAGCGGGATTGAGTTTGAGAGCGAAGGGCTGCTGTACTGCATGTTGGCGGCGATTGTGGCGTATGCGGTGAATGGCGCGTTTGTGGGATTCAAACCGCTGTTCACGGTGCCGGGACAGTTTCCGCCAACGCAGCTGACGCACTACCTTTGGTACATCGCGCTGGGAGCAGCGAGCGGGCTGGTGGCGACGGTGCTACCGGAGGTGTTCTACCGGATGCGCGATGGGTTCCATGCGCTGCCGATACCGCCGTGGATCAAGCCGGCGATTGGTGGACTGCTGGTGGGCCTGATTGCGCTGAAGCTACCGCAGGTGCTGGCGGGTGGCTATGGCTGGATGCAGCAGGCGATGGATGGACAGATGGCGCTGCGGCTGCTGCTGATCCTGCTGGGCGCGAAGATGATTGCGTTTTCGCTGACGGTGTCGTCGGGCGGGTCGGGCGGTGTGTTTGCGCCGAGCCTGTTTGTGGGGGCGATGCTGGGCGGCGTGTTCAGTGGGCTGAGCCATCATGCACCGGCAGGGCTGGTGATTGTGGGGATGGCGGCGGTGTTCGGCGGCGCGGCGCGCGTGCCGATTGCGACGCTGCTGATGGTGGTGGAGATGACGGGTGGCTATGCACTGCTGGTGCCGGCAGGGCTGGCGGTGATGCTGAGCTTCGTGATCCAGAAGAACCTGTCGCGGTTTGTGAAGTACGGCAGCATGTATGAGGCGCAGGTGGCGGGGAGAGCGGACTCGCCTGCGCACCAGGCGGAGCAGGTGGAGGTTGCGATGCGGCTGCTGGAGCATGGCGGCATCGCTTGGCCGAGCGAGGTAACGCATGTGCATCTGGCGGCGCTGCTGCAGAGCGGACTGGAGCTGGACCTGCCCGATGGTTCGCGGCTGACGGCTGGTGTGCTGAGGCCGAAGAGCAAGTGGGCGGGCAAACAGATCCGTGTGCGGCCAGTGGATGGAGCTGTGAGCCACTCGCGGATTGTGTCGGTGCTGCGGGGGAAGAATGTGTTGCTGGCGAAGCCGGATTTAGTGCTTCTGCCGGGTGATCGACTGATTGTAGTGGTACAGCCGGAGGGCATTGATTCACTGGCGACTGAGCTTGCACCGATTGGTGAAGGCGATGGTGATGGCAGCCACCTCTCGCATGAGGAGATGGCTGCGGGCTGA
- a CDS encoding aldehyde dehydrogenase family protein, with amino-acid sequence MASGVVEKFYSMEYGPAPEDASEVVKWLEAHGRRFGNYIGGKWTAVGAETFETKNPATGEVLATVATAGASDVDAAVKAARAALPGWQALTGHQRARYLYALARQVQKHARKLAVLETLDNGKSIRESRDIDIPLVARHFYHHAGWAQLRDEELVGYEPVGVVGQIIPWNFPLLMFAWKVAPALAAGCTVVIKPAEYTPLSALALAEIADEIGLPAGVLNVVNGAGETGAAITSHPGIDKIAFTGSTEVGRIIRKATAGTSKKLSLELGGKSPFIVFDDADLDSAVEGLVDGIWFNQGQVCCAGSRLLVQERVAERLLDKVKARMQTLRVGSPLDKAVDIGAIVDAVQLERIAGLVKQGVAEGATCWQPEMSMPEKGLFYKPTLLTDVSPASTVAQEEIFGPVLVAMTFRTPAEAVELANNTTYGLAASIWSENINVALDVAAQVKAGVVWVNATNLFDAACGFGGYRESGYGREGGKEGMYEYLVPEWAEAATTTVTQQASLQTHVSEARHGAPSSSEPALGIDRTVKQYIGGKQTRPDSGYSYPVYGRGGELVGEAPLGSRKDVRNAVEAARGMSAKWAKTAAHGRAQVLYFLAENLMQRKAEIAAKLAAFVGEAQAEREIEATIERTFAYAAWADKYEGSVHNPPMKMVTLAMKEAVGVVGVLAPEDAPLLGLMSLVLPAIAMGNTVVAVPSETTATLMAELYQVLDTSDVPGGVVNLVAGPPLSLGKTLAEHDDVDAVWSFRDEVASAMVKAASIGNLKQVFANDGRAVDWFNAKAEGRWWLRHATQVKNIWVPYGE; translated from the coding sequence ATGGCAAGCGGCGTAGTGGAGAAGTTTTATTCGATGGAGTACGGACCGGCGCCGGAGGATGCGAGCGAGGTGGTGAAGTGGCTCGAGGCGCATGGGCGGCGGTTTGGGAACTACATCGGTGGCAAGTGGACTGCCGTGGGTGCGGAGACGTTTGAGACGAAGAATCCGGCGACGGGTGAGGTGCTGGCGACGGTGGCTACAGCTGGGGCGAGCGATGTCGATGCGGCGGTAAAAGCGGCGCGAGCGGCGTTGCCGGGGTGGCAGGCGCTGACGGGGCATCAGCGGGCTCGGTATCTGTATGCGCTGGCACGGCAGGTGCAGAAGCACGCCAGAAAGTTAGCCGTGCTGGAGACGCTGGATAACGGGAAGTCGATTCGCGAGTCGCGGGACATTGATATTCCGCTGGTGGCGCGGCACTTTTATCATCATGCCGGGTGGGCGCAGTTGCGGGATGAGGAGCTTGTTGGGTACGAGCCGGTGGGGGTGGTGGGGCAGATTATTCCGTGGAACTTTCCGCTGCTGATGTTTGCGTGGAAGGTGGCTCCGGCGCTGGCTGCGGGGTGCACGGTGGTGATCAAGCCTGCGGAGTACACTCCGCTGAGTGCACTGGCGCTGGCGGAGATTGCCGATGAGATTGGGCTGCCTGCCGGTGTGCTGAATGTGGTGAATGGCGCGGGCGAGACGGGCGCGGCGATTACTAGCCATCCGGGGATCGACAAGATTGCGTTTACGGGATCGACTGAGGTGGGGCGGATTATTCGGAAGGCTACGGCGGGGACTTCGAAGAAGTTGTCGCTTGAGCTGGGTGGGAAGTCTCCGTTTATTGTGTTCGATGATGCGGACCTGGACTCGGCGGTTGAGGGGTTGGTGGATGGGATCTGGTTCAACCAGGGGCAGGTGTGTTGCGCGGGGTCGCGGCTGCTGGTGCAGGAGCGCGTAGCGGAGCGGCTGCTGGATAAGGTGAAGGCGCGGATGCAGACGCTGCGGGTGGGGTCGCCGCTGGATAAGGCTGTCGACATTGGGGCGATTGTGGATGCGGTGCAGTTGGAACGGATTGCAGGGCTGGTAAAGCAGGGCGTTGCCGAAGGGGCAACTTGCTGGCAGCCGGAGATGTCGATGCCGGAGAAGGGGCTGTTTTATAAGCCGACATTGCTAACGGATGTTTCGCCTGCGAGCACGGTGGCGCAGGAGGAGATCTTTGGGCCGGTGCTGGTGGCGATGACGTTTCGGACTCCGGCGGAGGCTGTGGAACTGGCGAACAATACGACGTATGGTTTAGCCGCGAGTATCTGGAGCGAGAACATCAATGTCGCGCTGGATGTGGCCGCGCAGGTGAAGGCCGGTGTGGTGTGGGTGAATGCGACGAACCTGTTCGATGCGGCATGTGGGTTTGGCGGGTATCGTGAATCCGGCTATGGGCGTGAGGGTGGAAAGGAAGGGATGTATGAGTACCTGGTGCCGGAGTGGGCGGAGGCAGCAACCACAACCGTAACTCAACAGGCTTCTCTGCAAACCCATGTCTCAGAAGCGAGACATGGGGCACCCAGTTCTTCGGAGCCTGCGCTTGGGATTGATCGGACGGTGAAGCAGTATATCGGTGGGAAGCAGACGCGGCCGGATTCGGGGTATAGCTATCCGGTGTATGGGCGCGGTGGTGAGCTGGTCGGTGAGGCTCCGCTGGGGTCGCGCAAAGATGTGCGGAATGCGGTGGAGGCTGCTCGCGGAATGAGTGCGAAGTGGGCCAAGACTGCGGCCCATGGACGCGCGCAGGTGCTGTACTTCCTGGCCGAGAACCTGATGCAGCGCAAGGCTGAGATTGCGGCGAAGCTCGCGGCATTTGTGGGTGAAGCACAGGCGGAGCGTGAGATTGAGGCGACGATTGAGCGCACATTTGCTTATGCTGCATGGGCGGATAAGTATGAGGGTTCGGTGCACAATCCGCCGATGAAGATGGTGACGCTGGCGATGAAGGAGGCTGTCGGCGTGGTTGGTGTGCTGGCGCCGGAGGATGCACCGTTGCTGGGGTTGATGTCGCTGGTGCTGCCGGCGATTGCGATGGGCAACACGGTGGTCGCGGTGCCTAGCGAGACAACTGCAACGCTGATGGCGGAGCTGTACCAGGTGCTGGATACGAGCGATGTTCCGGGTGGCGTGGTGAACCTGGTTGCAGGGCCACCGCTGTCGCTGGGCAAGACGCTGGCCGAGCATGACGATGTGGATGCGGTATGGAGCTTCCGCGATGAAGTGGCGAGTGCGATGGTGAAGGCCGCGTCGATTGGGAACTTGAAGCAGGTGTTTGCGAACGATGGGCGCGCAGTAGATTGGTTCAACGCGAAGGCCGAAGGGCGCTGGTGGCTGCGACATGCTACACAGGTAAAGAACATCTGGGTGCCTTATGGAGAGTAG
- the deoC gene encoding deoxyribose-phosphate aldolase, whose translation MSVREREQLGEVLGAAVPVTLHGRELSPNQRIELNLDWVDEVQVNTSAVERRAATIGTRRTVKKEWQAAWLLRAIACMDLTTLSGDDSADRVKRLCAKARRPLQDHLVKALGIEKLHLTTGAVCVYHAFVETAVKALEGSGIPVAAVSTGFPAGLSPLAERVNEIRRSVEAGASEIDIVITRAHVFNGEWGALYDEVAAFKEACGAAHMKAILGTGDLLTLRNVARASWVAMMAGSDFIKTSTGKEAVNATLPVSLVMVRAIREYAERTGMYVGYKPAGGIKTAKQSLDWLALMKDELGRPWLEPSLFRFGASSMLADIERQLEHFVTGRYSATYRHPIA comes from the coding sequence ATGAGTGTTAGAGAGCGCGAACAGTTGGGTGAGGTGCTTGGTGCGGCGGTGCCGGTGACGCTGCATGGGCGAGAGCTTTCGCCGAACCAGCGGATTGAGCTGAACCTAGATTGGGTGGATGAGGTTCAGGTGAATACAAGCGCGGTGGAGCGGCGCGCAGCGACGATTGGGACTCGGCGAACAGTGAAGAAAGAGTGGCAGGCGGCTTGGCTGCTGCGCGCGATTGCGTGTATGGATTTGACGACGCTCTCGGGCGATGACAGTGCCGATCGGGTGAAGCGGTTGTGTGCGAAGGCTCGACGGCCGTTGCAGGACCATCTGGTGAAGGCGCTGGGGATTGAGAAGCTTCATCTTACGACGGGTGCTGTCTGTGTGTATCACGCGTTTGTGGAGACGGCGGTGAAGGCGTTGGAGGGGAGCGGGATTCCGGTGGCTGCGGTGTCGACGGGCTTCCCTGCCGGGTTGAGCCCGTTGGCTGAGCGGGTGAATGAGATTCGGCGAAGTGTTGAAGCCGGGGCAAGCGAGATCGATATTGTGATTACGCGCGCGCATGTGTTCAACGGCGAGTGGGGTGCGCTGTATGACGAGGTTGCCGCGTTCAAGGAGGCGTGCGGGGCCGCGCATATGAAGGCGATTCTTGGGACGGGCGATCTGTTGACGCTGCGGAATGTGGCCCGGGCGAGTTGGGTGGCGATGATGGCGGGAAGTGATTTTATTAAGACGTCGACTGGCAAAGAAGCTGTGAATGCTACGCTGCCGGTTTCGCTGGTGATGGTAAGGGCGATTCGTGAGTATGCGGAACGGACGGGGATGTATGTCGGGTATAAGCCGGCGGGCGGGATCAAGACGGCGAAGCAGTCTCTGGATTGGCTGGCTCTGATGAAGGATGAGCTTGGACGGCCTTGGCTGGAGCCTTCGTTGTTCCGGTTCGGGGCTAGTTCGATGCTGGCGGATATTGAGCGGCAGCTGGAGCATTTTGTTACGGGAAGGTATTCGGCGACCTATCGGCATCCGATTGCGTGA
- a CDS encoding DUF2252 domain-containing protein translates to MSTLTPPLPPSERAALGHAARKQLGRRAHASIDIHAAAHDPIALLRASEKDRIQSLVAIKHERMTESCFSFYRGAVPIMAFDLAAQPNTGLITQLCGDAHISNLGAFSAPAAGLSKGIAGGLTFDINDFDETIRGPFEFDVKRLATSLILGGREAGIKLAARHKAVSHFLARYREHMHTFAELPILELARYQIHRLAHIDPMPAILAQAERSTVDKTLKSLTESTSKSAKNNKASNAKALKGTGDTQVPQGFSLGSHKQASKKGVLTPEGAADRHFRSDPPLLRRITGKEADNVLASLGPYSRTLQPERRHFLDKYRPIDVGFKVVGTGSVGWHDYVIYLEGTHDCKSDPLFLQVKEETASAYAPYLPEGSQHTHNGHRVMDGQRAMQLTSDPFLGYTTIEGRDYLVRQLNDHKASIDLTTLTADSLLGYADLCGELFARGHARAGDPVAIAAYLGKNCRFDDAILSFAHNYADQTERYWDLFKKSLKPASPRRKSQRKG, encoded by the coding sequence ATGTCCACGCTCACCCCGCCATTGCCGCCCTCCGAGCGCGCCGCCCTCGGCCACGCCGCCCGCAAGCAGCTCGGGCGCCGCGCCCACGCCTCCATCGACATTCATGCCGCCGCGCACGACCCCATAGCGCTCCTCCGCGCCTCGGAAAAAGACCGCATTCAGTCTCTCGTCGCCATCAAGCATGAGCGCATGACCGAGAGCTGTTTCAGCTTCTACCGGGGAGCTGTGCCTATCATGGCCTTCGACCTCGCCGCCCAACCCAACACCGGCCTCATCACCCAGCTCTGCGGCGACGCCCACATCTCCAACCTCGGTGCCTTCTCCGCACCGGCCGCAGGCCTCTCAAAGGGAATCGCAGGCGGCCTCACCTTCGACATCAACGACTTCGACGAGACCATCCGCGGCCCCTTCGAGTTCGACGTCAAGCGCCTCGCCACCAGCCTTATCCTCGGCGGCCGCGAAGCCGGCATCAAGCTCGCCGCGCGCCACAAAGCCGTCTCGCACTTCCTCGCCCGCTATCGCGAGCACATGCACACCTTCGCCGAACTTCCCATCCTCGAACTCGCCCGCTATCAGATCCACCGCCTCGCCCACATAGACCCCATGCCCGCCATCCTCGCGCAGGCCGAGCGCTCCACCGTCGACAAGACCTTAAAATCCCTCACCGAGTCCACCAGCAAGAGCGCGAAGAACAACAAGGCATCGAACGCCAAAGCTTTGAAAGGGACAGGCGATACCCAGGTACCCCAAGGCTTCAGCCTTGGGTCTCATAAACAGGCAAGTAAGAAAGGGGTTTTAACCCCGGAGGGAGCAGCCGACCGCCACTTCCGTTCCGACCCGCCACTCCTCCGCCGCATCACCGGCAAAGAAGCCGACAACGTCCTCGCCTCCCTCGGCCCTTACTCGCGGACACTGCAACCTGAGCGCCGCCACTTCCTCGACAAGTACCGCCCCATTGACGTCGGTTTCAAAGTCGTCGGCACTGGCTCCGTCGGTTGGCACGACTACGTCATCTACCTTGAAGGCACGCACGACTGCAAGTCCGACCCGCTCTTCCTGCAGGTCAAGGAGGAGACCGCCTCCGCCTACGCGCCCTATCTGCCTGAAGGCTCGCAGCACACCCACAACGGTCACCGTGTGATGGACGGCCAGCGCGCCATGCAGCTCACCAGCGACCCCTTCCTCGGCTACACCACCATCGAAGGCCGCGACTACCTCGTCCGCCAGCTTAACGACCACAAGGCATCCATCGACCTCACCACTCTCACTGCGGACTCGCTGCTCGGTTACGCCGATCTCTGCGGCGAGCTCTTCGCCCGCGGCCACGCTCGCGCCGGAGACCCCGTCGCCATCGCCGCCTACCTCGGCAAGAACTGCCGCTTCGACGACGCCATCCTCAGCTTCGCCCACAACTACGCCGACCAGACCGAGCGCTACTGGGACCTCTTCAAAAAGTCCCTCAAGCCCGCAAGCCCACGCCGCAAGTCTCAACGCAAAGGCTAA
- a CDS encoding TOBE domain-containing protein produces the protein MADVDVLLKPREAAAALGVSYPTLKQWILADKLKTVKTPGGHHRVPESALRPLMKTKPEPAMRISRERYRKVSGRNQLLGVIEEVTISGLMAKIVLKIGDQRITSIITSDAVREMQLRKGQTAAALMKSTDVMIERV, from the coding sequence ATGGCGGATGTCGATGTTCTGTTGAAACCGCGAGAGGCTGCGGCAGCGCTGGGTGTGAGTTATCCGACGCTGAAGCAGTGGATACTGGCCGATAAGCTGAAGACAGTAAAGACGCCAGGGGGACACCACAGGGTGCCGGAGAGTGCGCTGCGTCCGCTGATGAAGACGAAGCCGGAACCTGCGATGAGGATTTCGCGCGAGCGGTACCGCAAGGTGAGCGGGCGTAATCAGCTGTTGGGCGTGATTGAAGAGGTGACGATCAGCGGGTTGATGGCGAAGATCGTGCTGAAGATCGGCGATCAGCGGATCACGTCGATCATTACATCGGATGCGGTGCGTGAGATGCAGCTGCGCAAGGGGCAGACGGCTGCCGCGCTGATGAAGTCGACCGATGTGATGATCGAACGGGTGTAG